TGATCTCGACCGGCACCGGCATCGCGCCCTTCGCCAGCCTGCTGCGCGACCCCGATACCTACGAGAAGTTCGAGCACGTCTATCTCACCCACACCTGCCGCGACGTGGCCGAGTTGGCCTATGGCCAGGAACTGGTGGCAGCGCTGGCGGAGGACCCGCTGATCGGCGAATTCACCAACGGGCGCGTGACGCTCTACAATTCGACGACGCGCGAAACCTCCGAGCGTATGGGCCGCATCACGGCGCTGGTCGGCTCCGGCAAGTTCTATACCGACCTCGGTATCGAGCCGCTGAACCCGGAAACCGACCGCATCATGATCTGCGGTTCGATGCACATGCTGAAGGACGTCAAGGAAATGGCTGAAAGCCTTGGCTTCGTCGAAGGCTCGCTGAGTGCTCCAGCCACCTTCGTGGTGGAACGCGCCTTCGTCGGCTGATCGATGGTGGTTGCGACGTCAACCGCTCGAAGAAATGGCGCCCGAGGGCGCCATTTTCATTTCACAGCCTTGCCGTCCGCATCGAAACGGTAGGTCTTGGCCGGATCCGGCGTGGCATAAAGCGTCGACCCCGGCTCGGCGTTGTAGACGCCGAAGATGCGCACCGTGATCAGGCCGGCTTTTTCGCAATCGAGATAGACATTGGTGTCGGCACCGAGATGTTCGGTGTGCACGACCGTGCCTTTCCACGAACCGGACTTCGGATCGACGGTCAGATGTTCCGGGCGCACGCCGATGGTCTTGACGGTTTCGCCCAGCCGCGCGCCGTCAACGAAGTTCATCTTCGGCGAGCCGATGAAACCGGCGACGAATTCATTGGCCGGCGACTGGTAAAGCTCCATCGGCGCGCCGATCTGCTCGATGCGGCCGGCATTCAGCACCACGATCTTGTCGGCCAGCGTCATTGCCTCGACCTGGTCGTGAGTGACGTAGATCATCGTCGCCTTGAGCCGGCGGTGCAGCTGCGCGATCTCGAGACGCGTGTTGACGCGCAGCGCGGCATCCAGGTTCGACAGCGGCTCGTCGAACAGGAACAGCTTCGGCTCGCGCACCACGGCGCGGCCGATGGCGACGCGCTGGCGCTGGCCACCGGAAAGTTCGGCCGGGCGGCGCTTGAGGTAGGGTTCCAGCGAAAGCATGGCGGATGCGGCGCCGATACGCTTGTCGATCTCGGCAGCCGGCTCGCCAGCCTGCTTGAGGCCGAGCGCCATGTTGTCGCGCACGCTGAGATGCGGATAGAGCGCATAGGTCTGGAACACCATGGCGATACCGCGCTTGGCCGGCGGCGTCGAAGTGACCTCCTGGCTATCGATCAGGACGCGGCCGGAGGAAGCGTCCTCCAGGCCGGCGATGACACGCAGCAGGGTCGACTTGCCACAGCCCGACGGGCCGACGAAGACGACGAATTCGCCATCCTTCACGTCGAGGTCGATGCCCTTCAGCACGTCCACCGGCCCGAAGGATTTCTTCACATTCTCGATCTTCAGAGAGCCCACGGCTGTTCCTCGCTCGATTGCTAGAGTTTGACGGGATTGCCGGTGCGCACGCTTTCGTCGGCGGCAAGGCAGACGGCAAGCGAACGCACGGCATCGTCCATGTGGCGGGTGAGGTCGACATTCTCGCGAATGGCTTTCAGCACGAAAGCCTGTTCGAAATCGCACAATTCCTGGTGGCCCGGTTCGCCTTCCATGGAAAGCAGTTCGTCGGGTTTCAGGAACTTACCGTCGGCACCGGTCGCGGCCTGGTGCAGGCGGATGGTCGAGGTCTTGGTATGGGTGTCGATATCGTCCGACTTCACACCCTCGGCCATGACGATCGACACGCAGCCCTTCGGCGACATCACGTCCTTCACGAAGAAGGCGGTCTCCGAGATCATCGGGCCCCAACCGGCCTCATACCAGCCGACCGAACCGTCCTCGAACAGCACCTGCAAGTGACCGTAATTGTACATGGAGGGCGCCACCTCATCGGAGAGGCGCACGCCCATGCCACGCACTTCGACGGGCGCGGAATCGGTGATCTGCAGCATGACGTCGAGATAATGGACGCCGCAATCGACGATCGGCGAGGTGGTCTGCATCAACTGCTTGTGCGTCTGCCAGGTATGGCCGGACGACTGCTGGTTGAGGTTCATGCGGAACACATAAGGGCCGCCCAGCTTGCGGGCCTCGGCGATCAGCCGCACCCAGGACGGGTGATGGCGCAGGATATAGCCGATCACCAGCTTCTTGCCGTTGGCCTTGGCGGCGTCGACCACCCGGCGCGCATCGGCGACCGTGGTGGCCAGCGGCTTCTCGACG
The genomic region above belongs to Mesorhizobium terrae and contains:
- a CDS encoding Gfo/Idh/MocA family protein; the protein is MTSTKPLRVVVAGLGNMGRSHALAYYNNPGFEIAALVNRSDVPLPGGLAGHEIRRSFEDALRDEKPDLACIATYSDSHADYAVHAFEAGCHVFVEKPLATTVADARRVVDAAKANGKKLVIGYILRHHPSWVRLIAEARKLGGPYVFRMNLNQQSSGHTWQTHKQLMQTTSPIVDCGVHYLDVMLQITDSAPVEVRGMGVRLSDEVAPSMYNYGHLQVLFEDGSVGWYEAGWGPMISETAFFVKDVMSPKGCVSIVMAEGVKSDDIDTHTKTSTIRLHQAATGADGKFLKPDELLSMEGEPGHQELCDFEQAFVLKAIRENVDLTRHMDDAVRSLAVCLAADESVRTGNPVKL
- a CDS encoding ABC transporter ATP-binding protein encodes the protein MGSLKIENVKKSFGPVDVLKGIDLDVKDGEFVVFVGPSGCGKSTLLRVIAGLEDASSGRVLIDSQEVTSTPPAKRGIAMVFQTYALYPHLSVRDNMALGLKQAGEPAAEIDKRIGAASAMLSLEPYLKRRPAELSGGQRQRVAIGRAVVREPKLFLFDEPLSNLDAALRVNTRLEIAQLHRRLKATMIYVTHDQVEAMTLADKIVVLNAGRIEQIGAPMELYQSPANEFVAGFIGSPKMNFVDGARLGETVKTIGVRPEHLTVDPKSGSWKGTVVHTEHLGADTNVYLDCEKAGLITVRIFGVYNAEPGSTLYATPDPAKTYRFDADGKAVK
- a CDS encoding ferredoxin--NADP reductase — translated: MSTASAQSTDAATPLQFPIPANVFAEKVVSVKHYTDRLFSFRITRPQSLRFRSGEFVMIGLPNAEKPVYRAYSVASPAWDEELEFFSIKVPDGPLTQHLQKIQPGDTILMRHKATGTLVLDALTPAKRLFMISTGTGIAPFASLLRDPDTYEKFEHVYLTHTCRDVAELAYGQELVAALAEDPLIGEFTNGRVTLYNSTTRETSERMGRITALVGSGKFYTDLGIEPLNPETDRIMICGSMHMLKDVKEMAESLGFVEGSLSAPATFVVERAFVG